The proteins below come from a single Angustibacter sp. Root456 genomic window:
- a CDS encoding glycosyltransferase family 2 protein, whose product MPQLATTTVVMTRNRRDELLRTVQRLEGPVIVVDNGSTDGTAGAVASLRRPDVEVLALGRNRGAVARTIGAARARTPLVAFADDDSWWHPGALAVAAEAFAQHPRLGLLAAQVRVGDDERVDAVSAAMASAPLGQAADLPGPDVLGFIACAAVVRREAFLGVGGFDDVVFFAGEEERVALDLASSGWGLAYVGDVVAHHLPSPVRSTPVARQALIERNLVLTALMRRPWPVVRERWAARSAARQEGWGTLSRRAGRALARRHVVPPHVEARARLLERGLSTPTVGIDYP is encoded by the coding sequence ATGCCCCAACTCGCCACCACCACCGTCGTCATGACCCGCAACCGACGCGACGAGCTGCTGCGCACCGTGCAGCGGCTCGAGGGGCCGGTGATCGTCGTCGACAACGGCTCCACGGACGGCACGGCCGGCGCGGTGGCGTCGCTGCGGCGTCCGGACGTCGAGGTGCTGGCCCTGGGGCGCAACCGCGGTGCCGTGGCCCGCACGATCGGCGCGGCCCGCGCCCGCACGCCCCTGGTGGCCTTCGCCGACGACGACTCGTGGTGGCACCCGGGGGCGCTCGCCGTCGCCGCCGAGGCGTTCGCCCAGCACCCCCGCCTCGGCCTGCTGGCGGCGCAGGTGCGCGTGGGAGACGACGAGCGCGTCGACGCCGTGAGCGCGGCCATGGCGAGCGCGCCGCTGGGTCAGGCAGCCGACCTGCCCGGGCCCGACGTCCTCGGCTTCATCGCCTGCGCGGCGGTCGTGCGGCGCGAGGCGTTTCTGGGCGTGGGCGGTTTCGACGACGTCGTGTTCTTCGCCGGCGAGGAGGAGCGGGTCGCGCTCGACCTCGCGTCGTCCGGCTGGGGACTGGCGTACGTCGGTGACGTCGTGGCCCACCACCTGCCGTCACCCGTGCGCTCGACGCCGGTGGCGCGCCAGGCCCTTATCGAGCGCAACCTCGTGCTGACGGCGCTGATGCGTCGCCCGTGGCCGGTGGTGCGCGAGCGGTGGGCTGCGCGCTCGGCGGCTCGGCAGGAGGGCTGGGGCACGCTGTCGCGCCGGGCCGGCCGGGCGCTGGCCCGGCGGCACGTCGTCCCGCCGCACGTCGAGGCGCGGGCCCGCCTGCTGGAGCGCGGTTTGAGCACGCCGACGGTGGGTATCGACTACCCATGA
- a CDS encoding glycosyltransferase: MRILLWHVHGSWTTAFVQGRHEYVVPVLPDRGPDGLGRARTWDWPASVVELPPEQLADPRPDVVVLQRPDDLKLLEDWTGLRAGVDVPAVYVEHNTPRGDVDEWRHPLADQTRVPIAHVTHFNRAMWDTGRAPVHVVEHGVLDPGPIWTGELPRLSMSVNEPVRRWRVAGMDLAARLAEQVPVDVYGMGVEGLAARDAAFADGRHEDDLPQHQLHQRMAQHRAYLHTYRWTSLGLSLLEAMVLGSPVLALAATEAPTAVPPEAGLVTADVDLLAATARRLVNDPAEAAERGRAARDHVLAHYGVQRFLTDWDDLLEGML, translated from the coding sequence ATGAGGATCCTGCTCTGGCACGTGCACGGCTCGTGGACGACCGCGTTCGTCCAAGGGCGGCACGAGTACGTCGTCCCGGTGCTGCCCGACCGCGGACCCGACGGGCTCGGTCGCGCGCGCACCTGGGACTGGCCGGCGTCCGTCGTCGAGCTGCCGCCCGAGCAGCTCGCCGACCCGCGGCCGGACGTCGTGGTGCTGCAGCGGCCGGACGACCTCAAGCTGCTCGAGGACTGGACCGGTCTGCGGGCGGGTGTCGACGTGCCGGCCGTCTACGTCGAGCACAACACCCCCCGCGGGGACGTCGACGAGTGGCGGCACCCACTGGCCGACCAGACCCGAGTCCCGATCGCGCACGTGACGCACTTCAACCGCGCGATGTGGGACACCGGCCGCGCGCCCGTGCACGTCGTGGAGCACGGGGTGCTCGATCCCGGCCCGATCTGGACCGGCGAGCTGCCCCGGCTGTCGATGAGCGTCAACGAGCCCGTGCGGCGCTGGCGGGTGGCGGGCATGGACCTCGCCGCGCGCCTTGCCGAGCAGGTGCCGGTGGACGTCTACGGGATGGGCGTCGAGGGTCTGGCGGCTCGCGACGCGGCGTTCGCGGACGGGCGGCACGAGGACGACCTGCCGCAGCACCAGCTGCACCAGCGGATGGCGCAGCACCGCGCCTACCTGCACACCTACCGCTGGACCAGCCTGGGCCTGTCGCTGCTCGAGGCGATGGTGCTGGGCAGCCCGGTACTGGCGCTGGCCGCCACGGAGGCGCCCACCGCGGTGCCCCCCGAGGCCGGCCTGGTCACCGCCGACGTCGACCTGCTGGCCGCGACCGCCCGCCGCCTCGTGAACGACCCCGCCGAAGCCGCCGAGCGCGGCCGCGCCGCCCGCGACCACGTGCTGGCGCACTACGGCGTGCAGCGCTTCCTGACCGACTGGGACGACCTGCTGGAGGGGATGCTGTGA
- a CDS encoding PfkB family carbohydrate kinase, protein MSDVPAPTVRLLVIGDALLDRDVNGHVARVAPDAPVPVVDVREVSERPGGAGLAALLAARPGVDVTLATGIGTDAAGDRLRALLGDVGVHPVLSPPTTIGKTRVRAQGQSLVRIDDAGHLLGGVDPLEELGDNGCDAVDEVALERLVRSCDAVLVADYGGPVTRHPAVRSVLQRVAHRLPIVWDPHPRGETPVPGVRAATPNHVEAQGFARDSSSPLDVVGESLRDAWHAQAVVVTDGDRGAVVVDGDADPVRTPAGECADGVDTCGAGDRFAGAVALGLARGAQLVDAVRAASTDVAAWLAAGGVATCHPGGTPAPTDVRARGGTVVATGGCFDVLHAGHVALLEAARGFGDQLVVLLNSDAGVRRLKGPTRPVNSVADRARLLEALRCVDAVVVFEDDDPSATLSRLRPDVWVKGGDYAPADLPEARVVEAYGGRIEIVPLLDGRSTTTVLARADAARR, encoded by the coding sequence GTGAGCGACGTGCCAGCGCCCACGGTGCGCCTGCTGGTGATCGGTGACGCGCTGCTCGATCGCGACGTGAACGGCCACGTCGCGCGCGTAGCCCCCGACGCGCCGGTGCCGGTGGTCGACGTCCGCGAGGTCAGCGAGCGGCCGGGTGGCGCCGGCCTGGCCGCGCTGCTCGCGGCCCGACCTGGCGTCGACGTCACGCTCGCTACCGGCATCGGTACCGACGCGGCCGGCGACCGCCTGCGCGCGCTGCTCGGTGACGTCGGGGTGCATCCGGTGCTGTCACCGCCCACGACGATCGGCAAGACGAGGGTGCGCGCGCAGGGTCAGTCGCTCGTGCGCATCGACGACGCCGGTCACCTGCTGGGCGGGGTGGACCCACTGGAAGAGCTGGGAGACAACGGTTGCGACGCCGTCGACGAGGTGGCGCTCGAGCGGCTCGTGCGCTCCTGCGACGCGGTGCTCGTCGCCGACTACGGCGGCCCGGTGACGCGGCACCCCGCCGTCCGGTCGGTGCTGCAGCGCGTCGCGCACCGGCTGCCGATCGTCTGGGACCCGCACCCGCGCGGCGAGACTCCGGTGCCCGGCGTCCGCGCCGCCACGCCCAACCACGTTGAGGCCCAAGGCTTCGCGCGCGACTCCAGCAGCCCACTCGACGTCGTCGGCGAGAGCCTTCGCGACGCCTGGCACGCTCAGGCCGTGGTCGTCACCGACGGCGATCGCGGTGCCGTGGTCGTGGACGGCGACGCCGACCCGGTGCGCACCCCGGCCGGTGAGTGCGCCGACGGCGTCGACACCTGCGGGGCCGGCGATCGCTTCGCCGGGGCCGTGGCGCTCGGCCTCGCCCGCGGTGCACAGCTCGTGGACGCCGTGCGCGCCGCCTCCACCGACGTCGCGGCCTGGCTCGCGGCCGGGGGAGTGGCGACGTGCCACCCGGGCGGGACGCCGGCCCCCACCGACGTCCGGGCGCGCGGCGGCACCGTCGTGGCGACCGGCGGCTGCTTCGACGTCCTGCACGCCGGTCACGTGGCGCTGCTCGAGGCGGCTCGCGGCTTCGGTGACCAGCTCGTCGTGCTGCTCAACTCCGACGCCGGCGTGCGGCGACTCAAGGGACCGACCCGGCCGGTGAACTCCGTGGCCGACCGGGCCCGCCTGCTCGAGGCGTTGCGGTGCGTCGACGCGGTCGTCGTCTTCGAGGACGACGACCCGAGCGCCACGTTGAGCCGCCTGCGGCCCGACGTGTGGGTCAAGGGTGGCGACTACGCGCCCGCCGACCTCCCGGAGGCTCGCGTGGTCGAGGCGTACGGCGGCCGGATCGAGATCGTCCCGCTGCTCGACGGCCGCTCGACCACGACGGTGCTCGCCCGGGCCGACGCGGCGCGGCGGTGA
- a CDS encoding ANTAR domain-containing protein has protein sequence MDEQQWMDLAEEAGQLREALRTRGPIEQAKGVIMGLRRCSPDDAYAELAEMSRNHNIKVHDLAQALARYAAEGIRTAPVDDREMKIALLVAERWVTHLPGGVNPVRPTDGATAETSTN, from the coding sequence TTGGACGAACAGCAGTGGATGGATCTGGCCGAAGAGGCGGGGCAGCTGAGGGAAGCGCTGCGCACGCGAGGCCCGATCGAGCAGGCCAAGGGCGTGATCATGGGTCTGCGCCGGTGCAGCCCTGACGACGCCTACGCCGAGCTGGCCGAGATGTCGCGCAACCACAACATCAAGGTGCACGACCTCGCCCAGGCGCTGGCCCGCTACGCCGCCGAGGGCATCCGGACGGCGCCGGTCGACGACCGCGAGATGAAGATCGCGCTGCTGGTGGCCGAGCGATGGGTGACCCACCTGCCCGGTGGGGTGAACCCCGTGCGGCCCACCGACGGCGCGACCGCGGAGACCAGCACGAACTGA
- a CDS encoding glycosyltransferase family 9 protein, translated as MTRTLVARLDSDGDVLLAGPAVRAAAATSDHVTLLVAPSGEQAARLLPGVDEVLTWACPWTGFVPPPFDGAAVLAFVERLRACRADVAVVLTSDHQSPLPLALLLRLAGVPRVVASSHDYPGSLLDVRHPPGGPHEVERNLSLVAAAGFAPSAGDTGRLALRPDLPPRPRELAGVEQYVVLHPTASVPARSLAPAHAAAVARALRADGHTVVLTGTDVDRPLADALGDEVVSLTGRTTFAELAAVLAGAACAVAVNTGPAHLAAAVGTPVVSLFAPVVPVEAWRPWGVPTVVLGDQRAPCAGTRARTCPVEGHPCLAVISPADVVSAVRQLRREVAA; from the coding sequence ATGACACGCACCCTGGTGGCCCGGCTCGACAGCGACGGCGACGTGCTGCTCGCCGGTCCCGCCGTGCGCGCCGCGGCCGCGACCAGCGACCACGTGACCCTGCTCGTCGCGCCGTCCGGAGAGCAGGCTGCGCGCCTGCTGCCCGGTGTCGACGAGGTGCTCACCTGGGCCTGCCCGTGGACCGGCTTCGTCCCGCCGCCGTTCGACGGCGCCGCCGTCCTGGCCTTCGTCGAGCGGCTGCGCGCCTGCCGGGCCGACGTCGCCGTGGTGCTGACCTCCGACCACCAGAGCCCGCTGCCGCTGGCCCTGCTGCTGCGGCTCGCTGGTGTGCCCCGCGTCGTCGCGTCGAGCCACGACTACCCGGGCTCGCTGCTCGACGTCCGGCACCCGCCGGGCGGCCCGCACGAGGTCGAGCGCAACCTCTCGCTCGTCGCCGCCGCGGGCTTCGCGCCGTCGGCGGGCGACACCGGCCGGCTGGCCCTGCGCCCGGACCTGCCGCCGCGACCCCGCGAGCTCGCCGGCGTGGAGCAGTACGTCGTGCTGCACCCCACGGCATCGGTGCCGGCCCGCAGCCTGGCCCCCGCGCACGCGGCCGCGGTCGCCCGCGCGCTGCGCGCCGACGGCCACACCGTCGTCCTCACCGGCACCGACGTCGACCGCCCCCTGGCCGACGCGCTCGGTGACGAGGTCGTCTCGCTCACCGGTCGCACCACCTTCGCCGAGCTGGCCGCAGTGCTGGCCGGCGCCGCGTGCGCCGTCGCCGTCAACACCGGCCCCGCGCACCTGGCCGCCGCCGTGGGCACGCCGGTGGTCAGCCTCTTCGCGCCGGTGGTGCCGGTGGAGGCCTGGCGCCCCTGGGGCGTTCCCACGGTCGTGCTCGGCGACCAGCGCGCGCCCTGCGCCGGCACCCGGGCCCGCACCTGCCCCGTCGAGGGCCACCCCTGCCTAGCCGTCATCTCACCCGCGGACGTCGTCAGCGCCGTCCGCCAGCTGCGTCGGGAGGTCGCCGCATGA
- a CDS encoding HAD-IIIA family hydrolase, producing MSGWSVVIPSLGRPSLAALLETLAAQPHQPDAVLVVDDRPQPDSPLDLAAMPGARALVGGGRGPAHARNVGWQAATTEWVVFVDDDVLLPEDWSQRLLADLDGLGTDVAGSQARLHVPLPAGRRPTDWERGTAGLATASWITAEMAYRRTALVEVGGFDERFPRAFREDADLAWRVTQQGPMLVKGTREVVHPVRPTGPWASLHQQRGNADDALMRRLHGPTWRADTICPPGRFGQHVTTVAVAGAALLAGATGHRRVAGAAAAAWAALTAEFAWRRIAPGPRTGEEVRRMLLTSVAIPFAAVWHRAAGEWRHRDAAPWRAPLKAVLFDRDGTLVEDVPYNGDPDKVRPVEGAAQALKRLRDNGIAVGVVTNQSAVGRGLLTREQVDAVNARVEELLGPFDTWQVCPHDPADGCSCRKPQPGLVQAAARELGVRPHELAVVGDIGSDVEAAGAAGSAAVLVPTPVTLAEEVEAAPLRAATLTEAVDLLLGSRS from the coding sequence ACAGCCCCCTGGACCTGGCCGCGATGCCAGGTGCGCGCGCGCTGGTCGGTGGCGGCCGCGGCCCGGCGCACGCGCGCAACGTGGGCTGGCAGGCGGCGACCACCGAATGGGTCGTGTTCGTCGACGACGACGTGCTGCTGCCTGAGGACTGGTCGCAGCGCCTGCTCGCCGACCTCGACGGGCTCGGCACCGACGTCGCCGGCAGCCAGGCGCGGCTGCACGTCCCGCTGCCGGCGGGTCGGCGTCCGACCGACTGGGAACGCGGCACAGCCGGCCTCGCGACCGCGTCGTGGATCACGGCCGAGATGGCCTACCGCAGAACGGCTCTGGTCGAGGTCGGCGGCTTCGACGAGCGATTCCCGCGCGCGTTCCGCGAGGACGCCGACCTGGCGTGGCGGGTGACGCAGCAGGGCCCCATGCTGGTGAAGGGCACCCGCGAGGTGGTGCACCCCGTGCGCCCGACGGGCCCGTGGGCCAGCCTGCACCAGCAGCGCGGCAACGCCGACGACGCGCTCATGCGCCGGCTGCACGGCCCGACCTGGCGCGCCGACACGATCTGCCCACCTGGACGCTTCGGTCAGCACGTGACGACGGTGGCGGTCGCTGGAGCAGCCCTGCTCGCCGGAGCGACGGGCCACCGCCGCGTGGCGGGCGCGGCGGCAGCGGCGTGGGCTGCTCTGACCGCCGAGTTCGCCTGGCGCCGCATCGCGCCGGGGCCGCGCACCGGCGAGGAGGTGCGCCGCATGCTCCTGACCTCGGTAGCCATCCCGTTCGCCGCGGTCTGGCACCGTGCCGCGGGCGAGTGGCGCCACCGCGACGCCGCGCCGTGGCGCGCTCCGCTCAAGGCCGTGCTGTTCGACCGCGACGGCACGCTCGTCGAGGACGTGCCGTACAACGGCGACCCCGACAAGGTGCGACCGGTAGAGGGTGCGGCGCAGGCGCTGAAGCGGCTGCGCGACAACGGGATCGCCGTCGGAGTGGTCACCAACCAGTCGGCGGTGGGCCGTGGGCTGCTCACCCGCGAACAGGTCGACGCCGTCAACGCGCGGGTCGAGGAGCTGCTCGGCCCCTTCGACACCTGGCAGGTGTGCCCGCACGATCCGGCCGACGGCTGCTCGTGCCGCAAGCCGCAGCCGGGCCTCGTGCAGGCCGCGGCGCGCGAGCTGGGCGTGCGGCCGCACGAGCTGGCCGTGGTGGGCGACATCGGCTCGGACGTCGAGGCAGCCGGTGCGGCCGGTAGCGCCGCCGTCCTGGTACCCACCCCCGTGACCCTGGCCGAGGAGGTCGAGGCCGCGCCGCTACGGGCCGCCACCCTCACCGAGGCGGTCGACCTGCTGCTGGGGAGCCGCTCATGA
- a CDS encoding glycosyltransferase, whose translation MRIAMVSEHASPLAVLGGEDAGGQNVHVAALSTELARRGHEVTVYTRRDDPDLPERQAFAPGVEVVHVPAGPAETVPKDDLLPYMADLALWLRREWTGERRPDVVHAHFWMSALATRDALRVHEDPPPAAVTFHALGVVKRRHQGAQDTSPPQRLGIERRLVHDLDAVIATCRDEVSELLDLGADPQRLHVVPCGVDLDRFAPQGSRRSPWTSGTTRLLCLGRLVERKGIETAIEALQQLPDAELVVAGGPPAGREDADVRRLRAHAARCGVGDRVNLLGAVSQDDAAALLRAADVVVAVPWYEPFGIVPLEAMASGTPVVASAVGGMLDTVEPGVTGEHVPPRDPAAVAQAVRRIVSRPDRLHRLGRAGVDRVRRQFAWSHVAAETEAVYARLLPSSVDVREPALIRARGLDRTTPEEA comes from the coding sequence ATGCGCATCGCGATGGTGTCCGAGCACGCGAGCCCGCTCGCCGTCCTCGGCGGAGAGGACGCCGGCGGCCAGAACGTGCACGTGGCCGCGTTGTCGACCGAGCTGGCTCGCCGCGGTCACGAGGTGACGGTGTACACGCGCCGCGACGACCCCGATCTGCCTGAGCGCCAGGCGTTCGCGCCCGGCGTCGAGGTCGTGCACGTGCCGGCCGGCCCCGCCGAGACCGTGCCCAAGGACGACCTGCTGCCCTACATGGCCGACCTGGCACTGTGGTTGCGGCGCGAGTGGACCGGTGAACGGCGCCCGGACGTCGTGCACGCGCACTTCTGGATGTCGGCGCTCGCCACCCGTGACGCCCTGCGCGTGCACGAGGACCCGCCGCCGGCCGCCGTGACCTTCCACGCTCTCGGCGTGGTCAAGCGCCGCCACCAGGGCGCTCAGGACACCAGCCCTCCGCAACGGCTCGGCATCGAGCGGCGGCTCGTCCACGACCTGGACGCCGTGATCGCGACCTGCCGTGACGAGGTGTCGGAGCTGCTCGACCTCGGCGCAGACCCCCAGCGCCTGCACGTCGTGCCCTGCGGCGTCGACCTCGACCGGTTCGCGCCCCAGGGGTCGCGGCGCTCGCCGTGGACGTCGGGCACCACCCGGCTGCTGTGCTTGGGCCGCCTGGTCGAGCGCAAGGGCATCGAGACCGCGATCGAGGCGCTGCAGCAGCTGCCGGACGCAGAGCTGGTCGTCGCGGGCGGCCCGCCGGCGGGCCGCGAGGACGCCGACGTGCGCCGGCTGCGCGCGCACGCAGCCCGCTGCGGCGTCGGCGACCGCGTGAACCTGCTCGGCGCGGTGAGCCAGGACGACGCCGCCGCCCTGCTGCGTGCGGCCGACGTCGTGGTCGCCGTCCCCTGGTACGAGCCGTTCGGCATCGTGCCGTTGGAGGCCATGGCGAGCGGCACGCCCGTGGTGGCGTCCGCCGTCGGCGGGATGCTCGACACCGTCGAGCCCGGCGTCACCGGAGAGCACGTACCGCCGCGCGATCCGGCCGCGGTGGCGCAGGCGGTGCGGCGCATCGTGTCGCGCCCCGACCGCCTGCACCGACTCGGTCGCGCCGGCGTCGATCGGGTGCGTCGCCAGTTCGCGTGGTCGCACGTCGCGGCCGAGACCGAAGCCGTGTACGCGCGGCTGCTGCCGTCGTCCGTCGACGTCCGCGAGCCGGCGCTCATCCGAGCGCGCGGCCTCGACCGCACGACTCCCGAGGAGGCCTGA
- a CDS encoding glycosyltransferase family 9 protein, translating into MTAPVVGESEPVLALRAIGLGDALTGVPALRGLRRRFAPRPVLLAAPAALGRWMTDLGVVDGYVPTRDLDDQPPGLALGPHDAVDLHGNGPLSRDLLTAARPGQVLSFAPPDPAAEVPQTWVEWTPDEHEVHRWIRLVGAWGAEASVDDLRLLPRPDGPHRPKPATGRVIVHPGAAYGSRRWPVDRFAAVARELAARGHDVVITGGPTERSLCAQVAELADLPATASTAGTLELPQLAGLVRDAALVVCGDTGIAHLATALAVPSVLLFGPVAPSAWGPAIDADLHTVLWHGDGTGDPHGAAPDPHLLQVTVDEVLTASQHLAAPVRR; encoded by the coding sequence GTGACGGCGCCGGTGGTCGGCGAGAGCGAGCCGGTGCTGGCGCTGCGGGCCATCGGCCTGGGGGACGCCCTCACCGGCGTCCCGGCCCTGCGCGGCCTGCGCCGTCGCTTCGCGCCGCGCCCGGTGCTGCTGGCCGCGCCGGCCGCGCTCGGCCGGTGGATGACGGACCTGGGGGTGGTCGACGGCTACGTGCCCACACGCGACCTCGACGACCAGCCACCTGGGCTCGCACTCGGCCCGCACGACGCCGTCGACCTGCACGGCAACGGGCCGCTCAGCCGCGACCTGCTCACCGCCGCCCGGCCCGGCCAGGTGCTGTCGTTCGCGCCGCCCGACCCGGCGGCCGAGGTGCCGCAGACCTGGGTCGAGTGGACGCCGGACGAGCACGAGGTGCACCGGTGGATCCGGCTCGTGGGGGCCTGGGGCGCCGAGGCGAGCGTGGACGACCTGCGGCTGCTGCCGCGTCCGGACGGGCCGCACCGGCCGAAGCCGGCCACTGGGCGCGTCATCGTGCACCCGGGCGCGGCCTACGGCTCGCGCCGCTGGCCGGTCGATCGCTTCGCCGCGGTCGCCCGTGAGCTCGCGGCCCGCGGCCACGACGTCGTGATCACCGGCGGCCCGACCGAGCGCTCCCTGTGCGCCCAGGTCGCTGAGCTGGCCGACCTGCCGGCCACCGCGAGCACAGCCGGAACCCTCGAGCTGCCGCAGCTGGCCGGGCTCGTGCGTGACGCCGCCCTCGTCGTCTGCGGCGACACCGGTATCGCGCACCTGGCCACTGCTCTGGCGGTGCCGTCGGTGCTGCTGTTCGGCCCCGTGGCGCCGTCCGCGTGGGGTCCGGCCATCGACGCCGACCTGCACACCGTGCTCTGGCACGGCGACGGCACCGGCGACCCGCACGGTGCGGCACCCGATCCCCACCTGCTGCAGGTCACGGTCGACGAGGTGCTGACCGCGTCCCAGCACCTCGCGGCGCCGGTCAGGCGCTGA
- a CDS encoding SIS domain-containing protein, which translates to MSTLRTTSSYGTLSDHLDDLSSGLADLVRQEREVEEWGRRLARCLDGGRLLVAGNGGSAAEAQHLTAELVGRFEGERRPLSAIVLHGDTSTVTAVCNDYGGDEVFARQVEAHGRPGDVLLLLSTSGRSANLLRAAERARGADVDVWAMTGPTPNPLARMADRVISVDAQSTSAIQEGHLVAVHALCAAVERALAQQPAHTVDLRAHTAGAAL; encoded by the coding sequence ATGAGCACCCTTCGCACCACCTCGTCCTACGGCACGCTGAGCGACCACCTCGACGACCTGTCGAGCGGGCTGGCTGACCTGGTGCGGCAGGAGCGCGAGGTCGAGGAGTGGGGACGCCGGCTCGCGCGCTGCCTGGACGGCGGCCGCCTGCTCGTGGCGGGCAACGGCGGCAGCGCGGCAGAGGCGCAGCACCTGACGGCCGAGCTCGTGGGCCGCTTCGAGGGTGAGCGTCGCCCGCTGTCGGCGATCGTGCTGCACGGCGACACCTCCACGGTCACGGCGGTGTGCAACGACTACGGCGGCGACGAGGTCTTCGCCCGCCAGGTGGAGGCGCACGGCCGCCCGGGTGACGTGCTGCTGCTGCTGTCGACCAGCGGGCGCAGCGCCAACCTGCTGCGCGCCGCCGAGCGCGCGCGCGGCGCCGACGTCGACGTGTGGGCGATGACCGGCCCGACACCGAACCCGTTGGCGCGCATGGCCGATCGCGTGATCAGCGTCGACGCGCAGTCGACGTCGGCGATCCAGGAGGGACACCTCGTGGCGGTGCACGCCCTGTGCGCCGCGGTCGAGCGCGCCCTGGCGCAGCAGCCGGCGCACACCGTCGACCTGCGCGCCCACACCGCCGGCGCCGCCCTGTGA
- a CDS encoding UDP-glucuronic acid decarboxylase family protein gives MSAKRVVVTGGAGFIGSHLCEELLRRGDEVVCIDNFLTGGPQNVAHLMDHPRFTLLRCDLVDFVHVGGRVDLVLHFASPASPIDYLKLPLETLKVGSVGTWHALGLAKAKNARFLLASTSEVYGDPQVHPQPEGYWGHVNPVGPRGVYDEAKRYGEALTMAYHRAEGVDTAIVRLFNTYGPRMRPNDGRAIPTFVRQALAGEPVTVAGDGSQTRSVCYVDDTVAGILALADSHEQGPVNIGNPDERSVLQIAHDVIDAVGSRSSIEFIDRPVDDPGVRRPDTTLARERLGWEPTVTWAAGLGRTVAWFRSLAALSA, from the coding sequence ATGAGCGCGAAGCGAGTCGTGGTGACCGGCGGGGCAGGGTTCATCGGCAGCCACCTGTGCGAGGAGCTGCTGCGCCGCGGGGACGAGGTGGTCTGCATCGACAACTTCCTCACCGGCGGCCCGCAGAACGTGGCCCACCTCATGGACCACCCGCGGTTCACCCTGCTGCGCTGCGACCTCGTCGACTTCGTGCACGTCGGCGGCCGGGTCGACCTGGTGCTGCACTTCGCGTCCCCCGCCTCGCCGATCGACTACCTGAAGCTCCCCCTCGAGACGCTCAAGGTCGGCAGCGTCGGCACGTGGCACGCGCTCGGCCTCGCCAAGGCCAAGAACGCGCGCTTCCTGCTCGCCTCGACCTCCGAGGTGTACGGCGACCCGCAGGTGCACCCGCAGCCCGAGGGGTACTGGGGGCACGTCAACCCCGTGGGCCCGCGCGGCGTCTACGACGAGGCGAAGCGCTACGGCGAGGCGCTCACCATGGCCTACCACCGCGCCGAGGGCGTCGACACCGCGATCGTGCGGCTGTTCAACACCTACGGCCCGCGCATGCGGCCCAACGACGGCCGGGCCATCCCGACCTTCGTGCGGCAGGCACTGGCCGGTGAACCCGTGACCGTGGCCGGTGACGGCTCGCAGACCCGCTCGGTCTGCTACGTCGATGACACGGTGGCCGGGATCCTGGCGCTGGCCGACAGCCACGAGCAGGGTCCGGTCAACATCGGCAACCCCGACGAGCGCTCGGTGCTGCAGATCGCGCACGACGTCATCGACGCCGTGGGGTCGCGCTCGAGCATCGAGTTCATCGACCGCCCGGTGGACGACCCGGGCGTCCGGCGTCCGGACACCACCCTCGCCCGCGAGCGCCTGGGCTGGGAGCCCACCGTCACGTGGGCGGCCGGGCTCGGTCGGACCGTCGCGTGGTTCCGCTCGCTGGCCGCCCTCAGCGCCTGA